TggcccctttcttcctcttgcccCTTTCTGACAGCTCTTTCCCCTCTCCTGGCAGTCtgcattgttttaataaaaatatgattttgaaaaTTGCTGCCCTCAGGTTGGATGTGCCTGGAGCTCCAACTCCTACTGAATTAGCAGGCAAACTTTTCCCCTGCAGGGGCAAACTTTCCCCTGCAGGGATGATACCAAGACTGCTCCAGTGCCTAGGGGCATCTTCTAGAGGTTCAGCCAGGGTGACAGAGACAGCCATGGGGTAGAGGAGATTCCACAGGCTCAGCTGGCCCAGAGGGCCTGAGCTAAGGGAAGGAGCAGAAGCCTGCATCCTAGTCTGGTGGGAGGGGAACAGGCCTGAGAGGCTTCCCCATGGCCTATTTTGAGAGTCTGTGTCTGAAGCATCCTTCTTGCAACccagccttcctctcctctcccctctccccaggacAGGCCTGGTGGGGCCCCAACAGCTATGCAAAGTTCCCATTCCAAGTTGCACAGACAGTTTGGCTTTTTAAGGGGGAGGCTGGGCTAGTTCTGGGGGCTCCGAAGAGTTTAGGCCCTAATTCTGAGCTAGGAGCGCATGGGCATGAGAGGGCAGGGCTCCTTCCTACCTGAGGTGAACAGGACTATGGCCTTGAGGCAGCTGTACTCGGCGGAGTCGACGTGCAGCGCTTTGAGCTTCTCCACTTGCTCTTGGAAGATCCGTATGTGGTCCATAAAGGCGACCACCCGGTCGGCGGACATGGGCGAGGCGTGTAGGCCGGCGGCGGCCAGTAGCGGGGCGACGTGGAGGGGCATGGAGCACTGTGCCGCGTTCAGCACGAACAGCTCGCTCCAGGTGAGGCGAAGCAGGGCCACCTGGTCGGTGATCTGCAGGTCAGGGAAGAAGGGGATGTTCCGGGCCCACTCGACGGCGCTGAAGAGCATCCGCGCGGCCAGTTCGCAAATGTTCTCGATGCCCATGATGTTGTTGGGCTGCATGCACTGGCTGCCGAAGCGCGACGTGGGATAGGGTTCGGCGCGCAGCAGCAGAGAAATATATCCGGACAGGTACGAGTGGCAGTTGAGGGGGTCCCCGTTGGTCAGCGCAAACTGCCCGTGGGTCGGCTGGGTGGGCGGCATCCTGCCCCTCTGCACCGCTgcagggaggaaaggagacaCTCCGCAGTTAATGACCAGCTTCGTTCCCCTGCTCCCCCGTCAGGGTTTGCCCCAGCCCGACCCCCACCTGACCCAGACCCCGCGGGGCGCAGGAACAGGCAAGCCTGCCCCTCTCACCAGCGCGCTAGGGCCACAGACCTGGGAGTCGCCGGGAGCCCGGCTGCACTCCTCTCAAATCACCACCCAGGCAAGCTCTGGCGGCCAGGGCGGCACACTGGCCTCGGAGGCCCGCTCCGGGCTGGGCGGCCGAGGACCCAGAATTGGCCGCTTTGCCTCGCGGTCCCCGGCACGATGGGAGGGATGGAGCATTCTGGGGGCATCTTTCTTCCTTACTGCTAAACGGctgatattttttattgattgGAGGAGAGGGAGCGGGAGGGGcgaggctggggggagggtgagACGCTTTTGCAAAAGACATCAAGCTGCACCCCGGACGGCCTGTGGCCACCCCGGAACCGCTTTCCCCCAACCCCGCAACCCCAGCCCCGCGGGCCACCCCCGGTGAGAGACAAGCTGAGAACCGAGGTCTGGCGGCATCCTAATCGGTGTGCTCGGAGGAAGAGAGACGGAGGGAGAGGGCGGAGAGACAGGCCGGCCGAGGCGAGAGGAAGCCGGGGAGAGGCGGGGAGCGGGCGGCCGGCGCAGCCCGGGGAGGGCCGGGGAGGGCCGGGGAAAGCCGGCCAGGCTCGGGCACGAGCTGTTATCTGACGCCGGACGGGGAGAGTCGCTCTcgcagaaacacaaagaaaccGCGGCGTTCGCTCGCCCCAACCCGGAGCCCGCGCCCGGCGCCGAGCGCGCCATTGGCCGAGCACGGCTTGCGGCGCTCGGCGAATTTCGTATCACAAAGACCCAACTCGCTCAGAGCGAAAGCAGCCGCCCAGGGCCCCTCGCCCACCCTTCCCCTAACTCCCTATCGCGCTCTCCTCCTTtcaaaagtgaaaggaaaaaagaaaacagaggtttttttttttttttttcagccgaATGTTAATCCACGGAGGGTCACATGAGTGCTGCCCGGGCGGCAGCGTTAATACGGCGAAGTGCGTAAAATTGCCATTTGTAATTTGAACCTCCTGTACAAAAGTACAATCTcaggttgttgggtttttttttttttggttttttttttgagcgggtgggggctggggagggggtggggaggagggacatGTGTTGAACATGCAGGAAaaacaaggagacagaaaaaaaactgagaggaaagagaagtaaaccaggctttaaaacaacaacaacaaacaacaccCCATCACTTGCAGAAAGGCGAACTCGAATGAACTGGCAGTCaatgcaaagaaaattaaaagagccCGAAGAGAGAGTAGAAGAGGAAATCAGTCGGCCAAAGCATGCGGATTTGGGGATCTGGGTTCCAATGCAGAACTTGCTTCTAGTATAAAACCCCTTTCAGCTGCAATACGAAGAGAAGAGCTTGGGGCTTCCGTGTCCTTACCCAGAGCAGGCTAGCCAAACGCACCCAGGGCCCCGGGACCCCAGGCGAGGGGGGTAGAAATGAGAGGCCAATACCTTCCCGTCTCATGCCCACTTTGAGGCACTTTTTGAGGCGGCAGTACTGGCACTGGTTGCGGTGGTGCTGGTCGATGGGACAGTTCCGGTTGGCGCGGCACGTGTAGCTCAGGTTCCTCCGCACGCTGCGCTTGAAGAAGCTCTTGCAGCCCTCGCACGTGAACTGGCCGTAGTGCTTGCCGCTCGACTTGTCCCCGCACACCACGCACTCGatgtgctgctgctgctgctgcttgtcACCGCCCGGACCGCCAGGGCCGCCCTGGCCGCCGGCCGCCGTCTGGGCCGGCGTGCTGGCCGGGCCCCCTTGGCCGGGCGTCTGTGGCGTGTGCGGGGCGCCGGGCGGCGGGCCGGGCACAGGCGGCGCCTGCGAGGCCTGGCTGCCCTGAGAGCCGGGCACCTCGTCCTGGGGGTCGCGCCACGTGCTGACTACCATTGCCATATCTATGGGGGCCGCGTCCGGACTTCCTGCTCCCCTGGCTGCTGGCGGCGGCGGCTCCCGGGTCTCGGGCTCCGGCGCGCCGCCTTTTGTGTGTGCAAGGGTGCGAGAGGGCGCCCCGGGTGGCTCGGGGTCTGGTTGGTTGAGGTtggttagtttttccttttttgtttctgctttgcaaagtTTTGTCGATTGCTTGTCTGGCCcggtgtgtttgttttgtttgtttccctcgGCTCAGCTTTGTTGCTTTCGGGGGGCTTTCcgccgggaggggaggggatggggccgGGGGAGAGCAAGTGGGAGCAGAacgtggagagagagggaggggagggagagctgCAAGTCGATTGTCTGGCTTCAAGACAGAAgtaagaggcaaaaaaaaaaaaaaaaaaatctctccaaagATCTCCCTCgctctcactctctccctccctctctcgtTCACTCTCTCGCTCTCAGAGCTGGTGTGCAGCCGAGGagttggaggaggaggaggaagaggaggaggaggaggaggtggaggaggagaggcGACTGTCCGGGGGCCAAGTCCAGGGCAGCCCACAGTCAGCCATTCAGGAAAGCCATCGAAATCAGGAGGACTAGGAGAGCAGAGGCGCCGGTCTCGGGCGCACCCAGAGAGCCAGGCAGGCCGGGGCGGAGGCCGGCGGCCCACGGAGTGGCCGGAGCGCTGCCCGGGTCCGGGGGAATCAGCATGAAAGTGGTCCGCGTCGGGCGCTGCGCGGCGTCGTCCTGGCGctgggccgccgccgccgcctgccACAGGCGCCCGGCGCGCGCCTCGCTTGCtccggccgccgccgcccgctTTCGCCGGATAGAGGCCGCTCGCCGCTCCCTGCGGGCCGCctgggccgccgccgccgctggagccgccgccgccgccgccgaagCCGCCGGGTCGGGCCCGGAGCCGCCGCGTctagcgccgccgccgccgctgaagccgctgctgccgccgccggagccgctgctgctgctgctgccgccgccgccgcctcacACACATAGGGAAAGAGTCAACTCGCCGGCGGCGGGGGAGAAAtgataaaagagagagaggagggcagaTCACCACCTAGAAGCACATCCTTCGTGCGCAGAGGGGGGAGGAAAAGAcggagagaaagaatgaaagaggggaaaaaaggcagcACGGCACCCGGAGAAAGAAGACAACtcggggagaggaggaggaggagaagaaaacacacacgcgcgcacgcacacacaca
Above is a genomic segment from Tursiops truncatus isolate mTurTru1 chromosome 2, mTurTru1.mat.Y, whole genome shotgun sequence containing:
- the NR2F2 gene encoding COUP transcription factor 2 isoform X1, with protein sequence MAMVVSTWRDPQDEVPGSQGSQASQAPPVPGPPPGAPHTPQTPGQGGPASTPAQTAAGGQGGPGGPGGDKQQQQQHIECVVCGDKSSGKHYGQFTCEGCKSFFKRSVRRNLSYTCRANRNCPIDQHHRNQCQYCRLKKCLKVGMRREAVQRGRMPPTQPTHGQFALTNGDPLNCHSYLSGYISLLLRAEPYPTSRFGSQCMQPNNIMGIENICELAARMLFSAVEWARNIPFFPDLQITDQVALLRLTWSELFVLNAAQCSMPLHVAPLLAAAGLHASPMSADRVVAFMDHIRIFQEQVEKLKALHVDSAEYSCLKAIVLFTSDACGLSDVAHVESLQEKSQCALEEYVRSQYPNQPTRFGKLLLRLPSLRTVSSSVIEQLFFVRLVGKTPIETLIRDMLLSGSSFNWPYMAIQ
- the NR2F2 gene encoding COUP transcription factor 2 isoform X2, with product MSFAKASHPPPSLAPPAPSPPINKKYQPFSSKEERCPQNAPSLPSCRGPRGKAANSGSSAAQPGAGLRGQCAALAARACLGGDLRGVQPGSRRLPAVQRGRMPPTQPTHGQFALTNGDPLNCHSYLSGYISLLLRAEPYPTSRFGSQCMQPNNIMGIENICELAARMLFSAVEWARNIPFFPDLQITDQVALLRLTWSELFVLNAAQCSMPLHVAPLLAAAGLHASPMSADRVVAFMDHIRIFQEQVEKLKALHVDSAEYSCLKAIVLFTSDACGLSDVAHVESLQEKSQCALEEYVRSQYPNQPTRFGKLLLRLPSLRTVSSSVIEQLFFVRLVGKTPIETLIRDMLLSGSSFNWPYMAIQ
- the NR2F2 gene encoding COUP transcription factor 2 isoform X3, whose product is MQAVWDLEQGKYGFAVQRGRMPPTQPTHGQFALTNGDPLNCHSYLSGYISLLLRAEPYPTSRFGSQCMQPNNIMGIENICELAARMLFSAVEWARNIPFFPDLQITDQVALLRLTWSELFVLNAAQCSMPLHVAPLLAAAGLHASPMSADRVVAFMDHIRIFQEQVEKLKALHVDSAEYSCLKAIVLFTSDACGLSDVAHVESLQEKSQCALEEYVRSQYPNQPTRFGKLLLRLPSLRTVSSSVIEQLFFVRLVGKTPIETLIRDMLLSGSSFNWPYMAIQ